The DNA window AGCGCAGGGTGACGCAGTTTCCACCGTGCTTCGCGCGAAATCCGCCGAATCGATGGGCGAACGCGCCGTCATCGAGAAGGGGATGGAGACGCTCCAAGCCATCGGCGAGGGCGAGTCCACGACGTTCGTCCTGCCGCAGGAGCTCTCCTCGCTCGTCGGCCGCTACGGCAAGCACCTCACCGGCAGCGACGTCGCCATCGACGGCAAGCAGGACTTGGAAAGCCTCGACTTCGATTCCGAGACCCGCGAACTACTCGGACTCGATGACATCGACGAAATCCTCGGCCAGATAGACGAGGAAGCCGAGATGGACGTCGAAGCGATGGAAAAGGAAGCACAGGCCATCAAGGAAGGCGAAGACAAGGCGAACATCAAGAGCGCCGACGAAGTTATCTCGGAGATGGACGCCGAGATGAAGTCCGACCAAGCAGAATCGCCCGACTCGGAGTCCGAAAGCGAACTCGAAACCGAAGTCGAATAACAGTCCTCCACCGTCCGACTCGTTTTCGGTCCGACCGTTCGGTCATTGTAACTGTCTGTCAAGCGAAGCTGTTTTACGTTCCCCAGTTGTACGGATGTGTAGATGGTTCAGCCCGGGAACGTCGATGAAAATAAGCGTGCGACGCTCCGCCGTTTCGCGGTTTTGGGAGCGGCAACGCCATTGACGAAGCTCGCTGATGGGAATCACAGCGGCGAGCGAAGCGAAGCCCGCGACGCGATTGCGGGCTACGTCACGACGACACCGGGCGCACACTTTTCGAAGGTACGCGACGACCTCCAACTCGGAACCGGCGAAACGCAACATCACTTGCGACAGCTCGTCGAACTCGGCGTCGTCGAGAGTCACCGGGACGGCGATTACAGGCGGTTTTTCCCCGCCGGAAAGTTCTCCGCGTTCGAGCAGGTCGCGTTGAGTTACCTCCGGCGCGACACCCCGCGGGGCATGCTGATAGAACTCCTCCGCACCCCCGACGCCACCGGCGGCGACCTCGCGGCCGCCCTCGACGTTTCGCGGCCCACGGTGAGCAAGTACGCCGCCGATTTGGACGAGAAGGGACTGCTCTCGCGTGAAGACGGGTACGCCGTTCGTCACCCGGAGACGCTCATCACTTTGCTCGTTCGGTACGCTGACTCTTTCGATGCGAACGCGGAACAGTTCGCGGGCGAGGCGGCGAATCTGATCTCGTTCGACCCGTGAAATCCGGCGTTTCCGTTCGACTCTCGAACATCTCCGTCCGTTTGATTGGTTCGAGTTGACCGGTTCGAGACGTGACGAAGAACCGGTTAGACGACCGTATCGATGCCGGTAAAATCGTGCCGATAAAAGCAGGTTCGACGAAACGGATGGATGACAGTCCCGACGATATCAGCGATGAAACCCACTGGGGCGACGCGTTCTCGCTCAGGCGCTGACTTTCCACGTCGTCGAGGAGGAGTACCCCCACTTCTCGACTTCGACGTCGAAGTTTCCTTCCGCGATGGCGGTCATGTTCGTGCCGACTTCCTTCGCGGTGAGTCCGAGTTCGTCGCCGATGAGCCGCGATTTGAAGTACGTTTTTGTCGTCCCGTTTTCACGAAGGTACCGGAGGATACGCTGTTGTTTGTCAGTAAGCGTGGTCGTGCCAGCAGTGGTGG is part of the Haladaptatus paucihalophilus DX253 genome and encodes:
- a CDS encoding winged helix-turn-helix transcriptional regulator, producing MVQPGNVDENKRATLRRFAVLGAATPLTKLADGNHSGERSEARDAIAGYVTTTPGAHFSKVRDDLQLGTGETQHHLRQLVELGVVESHRDGDYRRFFPAGKFSAFEQVALSYLRRDTPRGMLIELLRTPDATGGDLAAALDVSRPTVSKYAADLDEKGLLSREDGYAVRHPETLITLLVRYADSFDANAEQFAGEAANLISFDP
- a CDS encoding DUF7123 family protein; amino-acid sequence: MSTTTAGTTTLTDKQQRILRYLRENGTTKTYFKSRLIGDELGLTAKEVGTNMTAIAEGNFDVEVEKWGYSSSTTWKVSA